The Macaca mulatta isolate MMU2019108-1 chromosome 18, T2T-MMU8v2.0, whole genome shotgun sequence genomic interval CATCTCCACCGCCTGCCCCATCCTCCGCAGCGGGTGTGACAACTGCAATGAGTGGTTCCATGGGGACTGCATCCGGATCACTGAGAAGATGGCCAAGGCCATCCGGGAGTGGTACTGCCGGGAGTGCAGAGGTGAGGGCCATGGATGGACAGGGAAGGCAGGTGGGGCTtcaagggaggaggaggagccataATGGGGGGTCATGGGGAGTAGTGATACACGTCTGTGGTGAGCTGGAATGGGGTCTCCATTGTGAGTGGTAATAGAAGATTCCACGGGAAGAGGCAGCTCTGCCCTGGACAGGGGTGCAGAGTAGGTGGGTGGGATAGtaagggagagaagaggaagaaagaggtttTGGGACCGTTCAGGCCCTCCAGTGCTCACTCACTTTGGCCCTACTCTCTGCCCCACAGAGAAAGACCCCAAACTAGAGATTCGCTATCGGCACAAGAAGTCACGGGAGCGGGATGGCAATGAGCGGGACGGCAGTGAGCCCCGGGATGAGGGTGGAGGGCGCAAGAGGCCTGTCCCCGATCCAGACCTGCAGCGCCGGGCAGGGTCAGGGACAGGGGTTGGGGCCATGCTTGCTCGGGGCTCTGCTTCGCCCCACAAATCCTCGCCGCAGCCCTTGGTGGCCACACCCAGCCAGGTGAGTGGCTGCATAAAGTGAGTAGATGTGTAAAGTGGTTCCGTTTCAGCCCTGCCTGGGTCCATAATTTCTGTTCTGGGCCCCCTCCTCCAGCatcaccagcagcagcagcagcagatcaAACGGTCAGCCCGCATGTGTGGTGAGTGTGAGGCATGTCGGCGCACTGAGGACTGTGGTCACTGTGACTTCTGTCGGGACATGAAGAAGTTTGGGGGCCCCAACAAGATCCGGCAGAAGTGCCGGCTGCGCCAGTGCCAGCTGCGGGCCCGGGTGAGCATGGACAGAGCTGGGTAGGGTCAGGTATGGGAGAGCTGGTGGGTCCATGCATGGTTAGTGTAGTCTAGGCATGGCTAAGCCAGGTGGGATTGGGCCTGACTGTATCTAGACAGGTGGGAAGGGACCTGTCATGTCCAAATGAATGGGGCATGAGCTGGTATGCTGGGCTGGCAGAACCCCCACCAACCCTGGGTGGACAGAGTGGGGTCAGGTGTTTCCAGTTGGTCATGCACGTCAGTACAGATAAGACAGGGGCGAGCATTCCTGGTAGTAAGGGGTAGTGGGGAGGTGTGTCTGGGGAGGTAAGGCCAGGCCAGGTGGGTGGGGCTAGGGCAAGGCCGCCCTCCATCCACCTGGGGCTGACCTGGGCCTTCCTCCTGCCGGCACAGGAATCGTACAAGTACTTCCCTTCCTCGGTGAGTCCAGCTCCCCAGGGTGGGGCGGGGCATGCGGGCAGGGCGGTCAGGGCCAGTCCTGAGATTCTGCCCCGCAGCTCTCACCAGTGACGCCCTCAGAGTCCCTGCCAAGGCCCCGCCGGCCACTGCCCACCCAACAGCAGCCACAGCCATCACAGAAGTTAGGGCGCATCCGTGAAGATGAGGGAGCAGTGGCATCATCAGCAGTCAAGGAGCCTCCTGAGGCTACAGCCACGCCTGAGCCACTCTCAGATGAGGACCTACCTCTGGATCCTGACCTGTATCAGGACTTCTGTGCAGGGGCCTTTGATGACCACGGCCTGGTGAGCAGATAGGAGCATCCCCTGGTGGAAGGGTGGAGgttacagaagcagagagtatCCGTAATGAGGAGACAGAGGGTATGGAAGGCTGATATGGGACATGAGTAGGTGGTGGGGTTGTCATGAGCGGGGCAGGTGGGTCAGTGCATGCCCTGCTTGCAGCCCTggatgagcgacacagaagagtCCCCATTCCTGGACCCTGCGCTGCGGAAGAGGGCAGTGAAAGTGAAGCATGTGAAGCGTCGGGAGAAGAAGTCTGAGAAGAAGGTGATGGAGAGGGTAAAATGGATGTGGAAAGGCAGAGGGTGGGGTTGAGGGAGAGGCAGAGGTCAGAGGCTGAATGGGGCAAGAGCCAGAAAGGGCTAGAATGGAGCAGGAGTCTGGGGTTTGGGGCTGACTTTGACTCCACCCTGACCTGACCTGTCTTGCTTAACAGAAGGAGGAGCGATACAAGCGGCATCGGCAGAAGCAGAAGCACAAGGATAAATGGAAACACCCAGAGAGGGCTGATGCCAAGGACCCTGCGTCGCTGCCCCAGTGCCTGGGGCCCGGCTGTGTGCGCCCCGCCCAGCCCAGCTCCAAGTATTGCTCAGATGACTGTGGCATGAAGCTGGCAGCCAAGTGAGTCATTCCTGAGGGGTTCAAGGGAGTCAGGAAGTACATGGTAGGGCCTGACCACCGCCTTCTGTATGTCTACCAGTCAATCAGCTGTCCACCATTCAGTCACCAAACAGCCActacccactcacccatccacctaTCCGCCCCGTGTCCATCCAGCCACCATTCCACCAGTCAcctgtttatttctccttttgcCATTTAGTCATGCATCTATTTTCCCACCCTCACTGATCATCTCACTCATTCTGTTGCTTGCTACCTTCCCTGCAGCCGCATCTATGAGATCCTCCCCCAGCGCATCCAGCAGTGGCAGCAGAGCCCTTGCATTGCTGAAGAGCACGGCAAGAAGCTGCTGGAACGCATTCGCCGAGAGCAGCAGAGTGCCCGCACTCGCCTTCAGGAAATGGAACGCCGATTCCATGAGCTTGAGGCCATCATTCTGCGTGCCAAGCAGCAGGCTGTGCGCGAGGATGAGGAGGTGAGCAAGCAGGGGCGCAGCGGGGCAGGGCCGGTACTTtgtccttcctagccttattgtTCCTTCCACCCCATGCAGAGCAACGAGGGTGACAGTGATGACACAGACCTGCAGATCTTCTGTGTTTCCTGTGGGCACCCCATCAACCCACGTGTTGCCTTGCGCCACATGGAGCGCTGCTATGCCAAGGTTGGGGGTCAGACTGAGGGGGCAGACCATGTGGGAACATCGGTGGGCCAGTGGGGGACAGATTTGTTGTCTGGGTGGTGTCTTGGGAGGGCATGCAGCGCACATCCACAGTTCCCTCCATTTGTGCTCATCCCTCCAGTATGAGAGCCAGACATCCTTTGGGTCCATGTACCCCACACGCATTGAAGGGTAAGTGAGGGTGCCACGCGAAGTGAGAGGTGGGGGGTTAAGGCGGAGGTCAGAAGTGGGATGTGTGTGGAACTGGGGCAGGATACAGGCAAGGACAGGTGGACCTCCCTTTACTACCCTCTCTTTATTCCAAACCCCCAGGGCCACACGACTCTTCTGTGATGTGTATAATCCTCAGAGCAAAACATACTGTAAGCGGCTCCAGGTGCTGTGCCCCGAGCACTCACGGGACCCCAAAGTAAGGTTTTCCCTCAGCTCCTCCCATTTTGcccctcctgcctgcctcactgTCCCACATTCATCCCTGCCTCTCTCACCTCACCTTTCCTTCACTTTTTCCTCTCACCTTCCCTGCTGCttcaccctccattcctccctttTCCATGCCTCCTCACCGTTCCCTGAACCCTCcattccttcccttctccctccttgaGCCCCCATTCTTATTCTCCCTTATCACCATTATTCATCCCTCCAACCCGGCCTCCCTGCAGGTGCCAGCTGACGAGGTATGCGGGTGCCCCCTTGTACGTGATGTCTTTGAGCTCACGGGTGACTTCTGCCGCCTGCCCAAACGCCAGTGCAATCGCCATTACTGCTGGGAGAAGCTGCGGCGTGCGGAAGTGGACTTGGAGCGCGTGCGTGTGGTAGGTTTCGCTGTGGTTTCATGGTGCATGTGGTAGGTTTCCATGCCGGACGTGGCCGAGGGCAGGCGGGGCTTCAGTTGTTCCTGCTTAGGACTCCTGCCGCTCTCTTGGCAGTGGT includes:
- the CXXC1 gene encoding CXXC-type zinc finger protein 1; this translates as MEGDGSDPEPPDAGEDSKSENGENAPIYCICRKPDINCFMIGCDNCNEWFHGDCIRITEKMAKAIREWYCRECREKDPKLEIRYRHKKSRERDGNERDGSEPRDEGGGRKRPVPDPDLQRRAGSGTGVGAMLARGSASPHKSSPQPLVATPSQHHQQQQQQIKRSARMCGECEACRRTEDCGHCDFCRDMKKFGGPNKIRQKCRLRQCQLRARESYKYFPSSLSPVTPSESLPRPRRPLPTQQQPQPSQKLGRIREDEGAVASSAVKEPPEATATPEPLSDEDLPLDPDLYQDFCAGAFDDHGLPWMSDTEESPFLDPALRKRAVKVKHVKRREKKSEKKVMERKEERYKRHRQKQKHKDKWKHPERADAKDPASLPQCLGPGCVRPAQPSSKYCSDDCGMKLAANRIYEILPQRIQQWQQSPCIAEEHGKKLLERIRREQQSARTRLQEMERRFHELEAIILRAKQQAVREDEESNEGDSDDTDLQIFCVSCGHPINPRVALRHMERCYAKYESQTSFGSMYPTRIEGATRLFCDVYNPQSKTYCKRLQVLCPEHSRDPKVPADEVCGCPLVRDVFELTGDFCRLPKRQCNRHYCWEKLRRAEVDLERVRVWYKLDELFEQERNVRTAMTNRAGLLALMLHQTIQHDPLTTDLRSSADR
- the CXXC1 gene encoding CXXC-type zinc finger protein 1 isoform X2 — its product is MEGDGSDPEPPDAGEDSKSENGENAPIYCICRKPDINCFMIGCDNCNEWFHGDCIRITEKMAKAIREWYCRECREKDPKLEIRYRHKKSRERDGNERDGSEPRDEGGGRKRPVPDPDLQRRAGSGTGVGAMLARGSASPHKSSPQPLVATPSQHHQQQQQQIKRSARMCGECEACRRTEDCGHCDFCRDMKKFGGPNKIRQKCRLRQCQLRARESYKYFPSSLSPVTPSESLPRPRRPLPTQQQPQPSQKLGRIREDEGAVASSAVKEPPEATATPEPLSDEDLPLDPDLYQDFCAGAFDDHGLPWMSDTEESPFLDPALRKRAVKVKHVKRREKKSEKKKEERYKRHRQKQKHKDKWKHPERADAKDPASLPQCLGPGCVRPAQPSSKYCSDDCGMKLAANRIYEILPQRIQQWQQSPCIAEEHGKKLLERIRREQQSARTRLQEMERRFHELEAIILRAKQQAVREDEESNEGDSDDTDLQIFCVSCGHPINPRVALRHMERCYAKYESQTSFGSMYPTRIEGATRLFCDVYNPQSKTYCKRLQVLCPEHSRDPKVPADEVCGCPLVRDVFELTGDFCRLPKRQCNRHYCWEKLRRAEVDLERVRVWYKLDELFEQERNVRTAMTNRAGLLALMLHQTIQHDPLTTDLRSSADR